From the Calliopsis andreniformis isolate RMS-2024a chromosome 4, iyCalAndr_principal, whole genome shotgun sequence genome, one window contains:
- the Oseg5 gene encoding intraflagellar transport protein Oseg5 yields MRFKISSQNRNGHKRLVTCVAWSSTEEIYSCGEDHLLISWHLEGGIAHSNIVTEFPDDFYPTDMQWHPRPNYTVSITKKQSLDVLLITTADGKYHLVNKNGRIEKSIDAHKGATTVGRWSSDGSALLTAGEDGLIKIWSRSGMLRSVIVRGTFPILSAAWSPDCTTVLYSQGTQLIFQPLNSNSKPRKLLAHDGLILVLCWSQSHGLVISGGEDCRYKVWDPNGTQLFTSNIGNYPITAVSWSYAGNHFAVGSFNTIKLCDKTGWSHSLEKVNTGSIYSIAWSSDSTQVAMACSNGTILTGHIIDRRLEWNNYEATLVKRKVIEVRNVTNEVQEILEISDRVVQLEFGFDHLVVITPAQCHVYSITNWNTPAIFDLKNTSVSAVLLAEKHFLLVEWNTVSLYSYQGRVLGTPKWKGMTQERLHPSCISLCSDTLVIRSQSNEKLLHVLEVAYNKPIIESQPYTHLQSITRVALNHIGGPNDRQVALIDLNKDLFLISVRTSGFGRVCKIAAMTQDIAWATDANVLAAMLDATLSVWLCPSCVHYSDRKIIRKTRIDKESSEFGKQPSIANVYNGMVMVRRGDGALVASTFYTFFISLHQHILNKRWNEALSLCRIAQNEILWTCMAVMATDDKELNAAEEAYAAISRFDKVDYIQYIKSLPNKTERLAEMALLSGDLLTAEGILLQNGLIEEAIRINIEVYNWNRALELAIRHKKQLEEVLNARKKYLQLINKEESNQSFIAYLTNVAKTQETPEKTSIKENEDKLMESETQKHETADQEIHL; encoded by the exons ATGAGATTCAAAATATCTTCGCaaaaccgtaatggtcataaacGTTTGGTAACATGTGTAGCATGGAGTTCGACAGAAGAAATTTATTCCTGCGG GGAAGACCATTTATTGATATCATGGCACTTGGAGGGAGGAATCGCGCACTCTAACATTGTGACAGAATTTCCTGATGATTTTTATCCAACAGATATGCAATGGCATCCACGACCGAATTATACAGTTTCAATTACCAAGAAACAATCATTAGATGTTCTTTTAATTACTACAGCTGATG GAAAATACCATTTAGTAAACAAAAATGGACGTATAGAAAAAAGTATTGATGCTCACAAAGGAGCAACAACTGTAGGCAGATGGAGTAGCGATGGTTCTGCACTTCTAACtg CTGGTGAAGATGGTTTAATAAAAATATGGTCACGCAGTGGTATGCTCCGTTCTGTTATAGTCAGAGGAACATTTCCTATTTTATCTGCAGCATGGAGTCCAGATTGTACAACAGTACTATACTCTCAGGGAACTCAATTAATTTTCCAGCCACTTAATTCTAATTCCAAACCTCGAAAG TTGCTTGCACATGATGGGCTCATTTTGGTTTTGTGCTGGAGTCAAAGTCATGGATTGGTAATCTCAGGTGGAGAAGATTGTCGGTACAAG GTCTGGGATCCTAATGGTACTCAGCTCTTCACAAGTAACATAGGAAATTATCCTATTACAGCAGTGAGTTGGAGTTATGCTGGAAATCATTTTGCTGTTGGATCTTTTAATACAATTAAACTTTGTGATAAAACAGGA TGGTCTCATTCATTGGAGAAAGTTAATACTGGAAGTATATACAGTATAGCTTGGTCCAGCGACAGTACTCAAGTTGCTATGGCTTGTAGTAATGGAACTATCTTGACTGGACATATAATAGATAg GAGATTGGAGTGGAATAATTATGAAGCTACATTAGTCAAGAGAAAAGTGATCGAGGTCAGGAACGTCACTAATGAGGTTCAAGAAATATTAGAGATATCAGATCGCGTGGTTCAATTAGAATTTGGGTTCGACCACTTAGTTGTTATCACACCAGCGCAGTGTCACGTTTACTCGATAACAAATTGGAATACGCCAGCCATATTTGATCTGAAAAATACCAGCGTGTCGGCAGTACTTCTCGcagaaaa GCACTTTTTACTAGTTGAATGGAATACTGTATCATTGTACAGTTATCAAGGTCGAGTATTAGGAACTCCAAAATGGAAAGGAATGACTCAAGAACGGCTGCATCCTTCTTGCATATCTTTATGCTCTGATACTTTAGTCATAAGATCGCAAAGTAACGAAAAAT TACTTCACGTTCTGGAAGTAGCTTACAACAAACCGATAATTGAAAGCCAACCATATACTCATCTCCAAAGTATCACGAGAGTGGCCCTGAATCATATTGGTGGACCTAATGATCGACAAGTAGCTTTAATTGATTTGAATAAAGATTTGTTTCTTATATCTGTAAGAACCTCTGGTTTCGGTAGAGTATGTAAAATAG CTGCTATGACTCAAGATATTGCATGGGCGACCGATGCGAATGTTTTAGCAGCAATGTTGGATGCAACATTATCTGTATGGCTTTGTCCTAGTTGTGTGCATTACAGTGATCGTAAAATAATAAGGAAAACAAGGATCGATAAAGAAAGCag CGAATTTGGCAAACAACCAAGTATAGCAAATGTGTATAATGGAATGGTAATGGTTAGACGTGGTGATGGAGCATTGGTAGCTTCtactttttatacattttttatcaGCCTTCATCAGCATATACTAAATAAAAGGTGGAATGAGGCATTGTCTCTCTGCCGTATTGCTCAG AATGAAATATTGTGGACttgtatggctgttatggcgacTGACGATAAAGAGTTGAACGCTGCTGAAGAAGCGTATGCAGCAATCTCAAGATTCGATAAGGTTGATTACATTCAATACATAAAG AGTTTACCAAATAAAACAGAAAGATTAGCTGAGATGGCACTTCTTTCGGGTGATTTATTAACTGCAGAAGGCATACTTCTACAAAATGGATTAATTGAAGAAGCCATACGAATTAATATCGAAGTGTACAACTGGAATAG AGCATTAGAATTGGCAATTCGACACAAAAAGCAACTGGAGGAAGTACTAAACGCGAGAAagaaatatcttcaattaattaataaagAAGAATCGAATCAAAGTTTTATTGCATACTTAACAAACGTTGCGAAAACACAA GAAACCCCTGAGAAAACTTCCATCAAAGAAAATGAAGATAAACTAATGGAATCGGAAACGCAAAAGCATGAAACAGCGGACCAAGAGATACATCTCTGA
- the LOC143178162 gene encoding apoptosis regulator BAX isoform X1 — protein MKPDFRLGGQEEATLPLPEKLEWQEYSTEESSMSGLVGSLRSLEDSSSVTQPYRRNSLAISLHSNLAGFPVASNQDVSPFHVVDSARRRFSNVSDVVSRKISHTIRWRTVSASVELTVSQGSSLCAQYIRNRLKRSGIFHRKLGLKRMRSAMLLPGGTVVGEVYPELISVGAELEKMHPNLFNRVARQIGCSSFSSDQSANEAIVDVSREMIRNGEMTWSKVVALYAIAGGIAVDCVRQGKPEYLLAIQRGMTDVLEEDLAAWIQANGGWSALATRYRPVTDETTWDSRRFVLFFIFTTLIIGLISIFLKLLVL, from the exons ATGAAGCCAGACTTTCGATTGGGGGGCCAGGAGGAGGCGACCCTGCCATTG CCGGAGAAGCTTGAATGGCAGGAATATTCTACGGAGGAATCTTCAATGTCTGGGCTCGTTGGATCTTTACGGAGTTTGGAGGATTCCAGCAGCGTGACGCAACCATACCGAAGAAATAGTCTCGCCATATCTCTGCACTCAAACTTGGCTGGATTCCCAGTTGCCAGTAATCAGGATGTCTCACCTTTTCACGTAGTCGATTCAGCACGTAGAAGATTCAGCAATGTCAGCGATGTCGTCTCCAGAAAAATCTCTCACACGATACGCTGGAGGACTGTTTCCGCTTCCGTTGAACTGACTGTGTCACAG GGATCCTCATTATGTGCTCAGTATATTCGGAATCGTTTGAAACGATCTGGAATCTTTCATCGAAAGCTGGGCTTGAAGAGAATGAGGAGCGCTATGTTGCTTCCTGGAGGTACAGTTGTTGGGGAAGTTTATCCTGAATTAATATCAGTCGGCGCTGAGCTCGAGAAGATGCATCCGAATTTATTCAACCGTGTTGCTCGACAAATCGGTTGTAGCAGTTTCTCCTCTGATCAGTCTGCCAACGAGGCCATAGTAGACGTCTCTAGAGAGATGATCAGAAACGGAGAGATGACCTGGAGCAAAGTGGTAGCTCTTTATGCGATCGCTGGTGGTATTGCTGTCGATTGTGTGCGTCAGGGCAAACCTGAATATCTGCTTGCCATACAGAGAG GTATGACAGATGTCTTGGAAGAAGATCTTGCTGCATGGATACAAGCTAATGGTGGATGG TCAGCTTTGGCGACACGATACAGACCTGTGACAGATGAGACTACCTGGGACTCGCGAAGATTTgtactattttttatatttaccaCCTTAATTATCGGTTTGATCTCAATATTTCTAAAACTTCTAGTTTTATGA
- the LOC143178162 gene encoding bcl-2-related ovarian killer protein isoform X2, whose translation MSGLVGSLRSLEDSSSVTQPYRRNSLAISLHSNLAGFPVASNQDVSPFHVVDSARRRFSNVSDVVSRKISHTIRWRTVSASVELTVSQGSSLCAQYIRNRLKRSGIFHRKLGLKRMRSAMLLPGGTVVGEVYPELISVGAELEKMHPNLFNRVARQIGCSSFSSDQSANEAIVDVSREMIRNGEMTWSKVVALYAIAGGIAVDCVRQGKPEYLLAIQRGMTDVLEEDLAAWIQANGGWSALATRYRPVTDETTWDSRRFVLFFIFTTLIIGLISIFLKLLVL comes from the exons ATGTCTGGGCTCGTTGGATCTTTACGGAGTTTGGAGGATTCCAGCAGCGTGACGCAACCATACCGAAGAAATAGTCTCGCCATATCTCTGCACTCAAACTTGGCTGGATTCCCAGTTGCCAGTAATCAGGATGTCTCACCTTTTCACGTAGTCGATTCAGCACGTAGAAGATTCAGCAATGTCAGCGATGTCGTCTCCAGAAAAATCTCTCACACGATACGCTGGAGGACTGTTTCCGCTTCCGTTGAACTGACTGTGTCACAG GGATCCTCATTATGTGCTCAGTATATTCGGAATCGTTTGAAACGATCTGGAATCTTTCATCGAAAGCTGGGCTTGAAGAGAATGAGGAGCGCTATGTTGCTTCCTGGAGGTACAGTTGTTGGGGAAGTTTATCCTGAATTAATATCAGTCGGCGCTGAGCTCGAGAAGATGCATCCGAATTTATTCAACCGTGTTGCTCGACAAATCGGTTGTAGCAGTTTCTCCTCTGATCAGTCTGCCAACGAGGCCATAGTAGACGTCTCTAGAGAGATGATCAGAAACGGAGAGATGACCTGGAGCAAAGTGGTAGCTCTTTATGCGATCGCTGGTGGTATTGCTGTCGATTGTGTGCGTCAGGGCAAACCTGAATATCTGCTTGCCATACAGAGAG GTATGACAGATGTCTTGGAAGAAGATCTTGCTGCATGGATACAAGCTAATGGTGGATGG TCAGCTTTGGCGACACGATACAGACCTGTGACAGATGAGACTACCTGGGACTCGCGAAGATTTgtactattttttatatttaccaCCTTAATTATCGGTTTGATCTCAATATTTCTAAAACTTCTAGTTTTATGA